The following proteins are encoded in a genomic region of Candidatus Deferrimicrobiaceae bacterium:
- the mdh gene encoding malate dehydrogenase gives MSRKKITVIGAGNVGASTAQRLAEKDFCDVVLVDIVEGMPQGKALDLMQSGPVYGYDTLVTGTNGYDDTAGSDIIIITSGLPRKPGMSRDDLLKVNAGIVKDVTLKSTAKSPNAMIIVVSNPLDAMTYVAQKHSKFPANRVTGMAGILDSARFRTFIAMELQVSVSDITAFVLGGHGDTMVPSTRYTTVAGIPVEDLIPKAKLDAIVERTRKGGGEIVALLKTGSAYYAPSAATVQMCESILMDKKMILPCAVLSQGKYDGCDGLFVGLPAKLGEKGIEEVVKFKLSPEESAALKKSAEAVKELCEAVDRLGF, from the coding sequence ATGAGCCGGAAAAAGATCACCGTGATCGGGGCCGGGAATGTAGGAGCAAGCACCGCACAGCGGCTGGCGGAAAAGGACTTCTGCGACGTGGTGCTGGTCGACATCGTGGAAGGGATGCCGCAGGGGAAGGCGCTCGACCTCATGCAGTCCGGGCCCGTGTACGGATACGACACGTTGGTGACCGGAACCAACGGGTACGACGACACGGCCGGTTCCGACATCATCATCATCACCTCCGGTCTTCCCCGGAAGCCGGGGATGAGCCGCGACGACCTCCTCAAGGTGAACGCAGGGATCGTCAAGGACGTCACCCTCAAGTCGACCGCGAAGTCCCCCAACGCCATGATCATCGTCGTGTCCAATCCGCTCGACGCGATGACCTATGTCGCCCAAAAGCACAGCAAGTTCCCCGCGAACCGGGTGACGGGAATGGCCGGCATTCTCGACTCCGCAAGGTTCCGCACCTTCATCGCGATGGAGCTCCAGGTCTCGGTCAGCGACATCACCGCATTCGTCCTCGGCGGGCACGGCGACACGATGGTTCCTTCCACAAGATATACCACGGTGGCCGGCATCCCGGTCGAGGACCTCATCCCCAAGGCGAAGCTCGACGCCATCGTCGAGCGGACCCGGAAAGGCGGCGGGGAGATCGTGGCGCTCCTCAAGACCGGCTCCGCCTACTACGCCCCATCGGCGGCGACCGTCCAGATGTGCGAATCGATCCTGATGGACAAGAAGATGATCCTTCCCTGCGCGGTTCTTTCGCAGGGAAAGTACGACGGGTGCGACGGCCTCTTCGTTGGCCTCCCGGCGAAACTGGGGGAGAAAGGGATCGAGGAAGTCGTGAAGTTCAAACTGTCTCCGGAAGAGTCCGCCGCGCTGAAAAAGTCGGCCGAGGCGGTCAAGGAACTGTGCGAGGCGGTGGACCGGCTGGGATTTTAA
- a CDS encoding phosphotransacetylase family protein — translation MKLYIASTSGYSGKTLLALGLSRVWSGGGVSVGYVKPLGKIPVVEKGRIVDGDALFLAKEMGLPGPLEDVCPVVITQDLVMATYRREPLHLRERVGRAVEKADSRVDILLLGGAANLSDGFFLGLSPLDIISSLDCRVLLVDRFTAEESMDQLLWAARILGDRLLGVVLNRVAASQEAFVRDVVRPYIEGGGIRFFGAIPADPVMESVSVAALAAALPAHVESGGDFLDKMIENFCVGAMDVESALRVFRRIPRKAVVTGGMRADIQQAALETDTRCLVLTGGIPPNERIRHRAETLGIPVLVTKEHTMAAVERFEQLLGRLRIREKVKIDRGVSLVAENVDVGGVLAALKE, via the coding sequence ATGAAACTGTACATTGCATCCACGTCCGGATACTCGGGGAAAACGCTTCTTGCCCTCGGGCTTTCCCGGGTCTGGTCCGGCGGCGGCGTGTCGGTGGGCTATGTCAAGCCGCTGGGGAAGATCCCGGTGGTCGAAAAGGGGAGGATCGTCGACGGGGACGCCCTCTTCCTCGCGAAGGAGATGGGGCTTCCGGGTCCCCTCGAGGACGTCTGCCCGGTGGTGATCACGCAGGACCTGGTGATGGCCACATACCGCAGGGAGCCGCTTCACCTCCGCGAACGGGTGGGGCGCGCCGTGGAAAAGGCCGATTCCCGCGTCGATATCCTGCTCCTCGGGGGGGCGGCCAACCTTAGCGACGGGTTTTTTCTCGGCCTTTCCCCTCTCGACATCATCTCCTCCCTGGATTGCCGGGTCCTGCTGGTCGACCGGTTCACGGCGGAGGAGTCGATGGACCAGCTGTTGTGGGCGGCCCGCATCCTGGGCGACCGGCTTCTGGGCGTCGTGCTCAATCGGGTGGCGGCTTCCCAGGAGGCGTTCGTCCGGGATGTCGTCCGGCCCTATATCGAGGGAGGAGGAATCCGCTTCTTCGGTGCGATCCCCGCCGATCCCGTGATGGAAAGCGTCAGCGTGGCAGCGCTCGCGGCGGCTCTCCCCGCGCACGTGGAGAGCGGAGGGGATTTTCTCGACAAGATGATCGAGAACTTCTGCGTCGGGGCCATGGACGTGGAAAGCGCTCTCCGGGTCTTCCGGCGGATTCCGCGCAAGGCGGTCGTAACGGGGGGGATGCGCGCCGACATCCAGCAAGCCGCTCTGGAGACGGACACGAGGTGCCTCGTCCTGACGGGGGGAATCCCCCCGAACGAACGGATCCGGCACCGTGCCGAGACGTTGGGGATCCCCGTCCTGGTCACGAAGGAGCACACGATGGCCGCCGTCGAGCGATTCGAGCAGCTGCTCGGGCGCCTTCGGATCCGCGAAAAGGTGAAGATCGACCGGGGGGTTTCTCTCGTCGCGGAAAACGTCGACGTCGGGGGTGTGCTCGCCGCCCTGAAGGAGTAG
- a CDS encoding acetate--CoA ligase family protein, producing the protein MFPKELFYPKSVAVLGASRNPGKVGHGVFTNLAQTGFPGEIYGVNPAGGEVLGRSFYRDIGAIPGGVDLGVFVVPPPAIIEAIPLMAEKGMKAAIVISAGFKEIGGEGANLECALREALSAASVRAVGPNCLGVINTHGKLNASFSAGTPIPGSIAFFSQSGALCTAILDWAIGMGIGFSKVVSLGNKADISELDLMEYLSDDPETRVILGYVESIDEGLRFLRTAREVTAKKPVILVKAGATAAGARAASSHTGSIAGSDKAYSAAFRQGGILRAETVEELGDLALGFALQPTPPVDHLLIVTNAGGPAILAADTAERIGVPLAEVSPDLRERLRAILPPTASLGNPVDVIGDARADRYREVFRVVRDDPSAGAVLVLLTPQAMTEPEETAREALSVLSGSGKTVLASFLGEKSVREARTILHKGGIPQYPVPERAVRVLRGMIAYRRIREAGPPGAEEPGGEIPAGVAAILYDALSRGRRTLGEEDSRGILESYGFRFPRHALARTSVEAVAAFGEMGGEVALKIVSPAILHKTEVGGVRLNLRSAEDVARAFLEITSSARRMAPSAWVAGVSVQEMVTGGRELILGMTRDSQFGPLLMFGLGGIHVEILQDVSFRVAPVSRREAAEMVREIRAYSLLAGFRGGESADEEAIVEAILRLSRLSLDFPQIMELDINPVMALPKGRGIRAIDCRMSIAEA; encoded by the coding sequence GTGTTTCCCAAGGAACTTTTCTACCCGAAATCCGTTGCTGTGCTGGGCGCTTCGCGCAATCCGGGCAAGGTGGGGCACGGCGTGTTCACCAACCTGGCCCAAACGGGGTTCCCGGGGGAGATTTACGGGGTGAACCCGGCGGGGGGGGAGGTCCTCGGGAGATCCTTCTACCGGGACATCGGAGCGATCCCCGGCGGCGTGGATCTCGGGGTGTTCGTGGTTCCCCCCCCCGCGATCATCGAGGCGATTCCCCTCATGGCGGAGAAGGGGATGAAGGCTGCGATCGTGATCTCCGCCGGGTTCAAGGAGATCGGGGGCGAGGGGGCGAATCTCGAGTGTGCACTCCGGGAGGCGCTTTCCGCGGCTTCTGTCCGAGCGGTCGGCCCGAACTGCCTGGGGGTCATCAACACGCACGGGAAATTGAACGCCTCCTTCTCCGCCGGGACCCCGATTCCCGGGTCGATCGCCTTTTTCTCGCAGTCCGGCGCCCTCTGCACCGCCATCCTGGACTGGGCAATCGGCATGGGGATCGGGTTCTCGAAAGTCGTGAGCCTGGGGAACAAGGCGGACATATCGGAACTGGATCTGATGGAGTATCTATCGGACGACCCGGAAACGCGCGTCATCCTCGGGTACGTGGAAAGCATCGACGAGGGTCTACGTTTCCTCCGCACGGCGCGGGAAGTGACCGCGAAAAAACCCGTCATCCTGGTAAAGGCGGGGGCGACCGCGGCGGGTGCTCGGGCCGCCTCCTCCCACACGGGATCCATCGCCGGGTCCGACAAGGCCTACTCGGCCGCCTTCCGCCAGGGGGGGATCCTGCGAGCGGAAACGGTGGAGGAATTGGGCGATCTTGCCCTCGGGTTCGCCTTGCAGCCGACCCCCCCGGTGGACCACCTCCTCATCGTGACGAACGCGGGTGGCCCCGCCATCCTGGCGGCGGACACCGCCGAGAGGATCGGGGTTCCCCTTGCCGAGGTCTCCCCGGATCTGCGGGAGCGGCTTCGGGCGATACTTCCGCCGACGGCGTCCCTCGGCAATCCGGTGGATGTGATCGGGGACGCCCGCGCCGACCGGTACCGGGAGGTCTTCCGGGTGGTCCGGGACGACCCCTCCGCAGGGGCGGTTCTCGTGCTGCTCACCCCGCAGGCGATGACCGAGCCCGAGGAAACGGCGCGGGAGGCGCTCTCCGTCCTGTCGGGCTCGGGAAAGACCGTGCTCGCCTCCTTCCTGGGGGAGAAGTCCGTCCGGGAAGCGAGGACCATCCTCCACAAAGGCGGGATCCCGCAATATCCCGTGCCGGAGCGCGCCGTCCGCGTTCTCCGGGGGATGATCGCCTACCGGCGCATCCGGGAGGCCGGCCCGCCCGGCGCGGAGGAGCCCGGCGGAGAGATCCCGGCGGGGGTCGCGGCAATCCTGTACGACGCCTTGTCCCGGGGAAGGAGAACGCTCGGGGAGGAAGACAGTCGCGGGATACTCGAATCGTACGGATTCCGCTTCCCGCGGCACGCCCTAGCCCGGACGAGCGTCGAGGCGGTGGCCGCCTTCGGGGAAATGGGGGGGGAGGTGGCGTTGAAGATCGTTTCTCCCGCGATTCTCCACAAGACGGAAGTGGGAGGCGTCCGTCTGAACCTCCGTTCCGCGGAGGACGTCGCCCGGGCATTTTTGGAGATCACCTCCTCCGCGCGCAGGATGGCGCCCAGCGCCTGGGTCGCGGGGGTATCCGTGCAGGAGATGGTGACGGGGGGGAGAGAGCTGATCCTGGGAATGACCCGGGATTCCCAATTCGGCCCTCTCCTCATGTTCGGGCTGGGAGGGATTCACGTGGAGATCCTGCAGGATGTCTCCTTCCGCGTGGCGCCCGTCTCCCGGCGGGAGGCCGCGGAGATGGTGCGGGAGATCCGCGCCTACTCGCTTCTCGCCGGATTCCGGGGCGGGGAGTCGGCCGACGAGGAGGCGATCGTCGAGGCGATTTTGCGCCTCTCCCGGCTGTCCCTTGATTTTCCCCAGATCATGGAGCTGGATATCAACCCGGTAATGGCGCTGCCGAAGGGCAGGGGGATCCGGGCGATCGACTGCCGGATGTCCATCGCGGAGGCGTAA